A stretch of Miscanthus floridulus cultivar M001 chromosome 13, ASM1932011v1, whole genome shotgun sequence DNA encodes these proteins:
- the LOC136499638 gene encoding lactoylglutathione lyase-like, whose product MATGSEALKPAETVLDWHKQDNKRMLHAVYRVGDLDRTIKYYTECFGMILLRKRDIPEEKYTNAFLGFGPEDTNFAVELTYNYGVDKYDIGMGFGHFAIANEDVYKLAENVKSKGGKITREPGPVKGGSTVIAFAQDPDGYMFELQRAETPEPLCQVMLRVGDLERSIKFYEKALGMKLLRKKDVPDYKYTIAMLGYADEDKTTVLELTYNNGVTEYSKGNAYAQVAIGTNDVYKSTALVDLATKELGGKILRQPGPLPGINTKIASFVDPDGWKVACFHLFCTVNC is encoded by the exons ATGGCAACCGGTAGTGAAGCCTTGAAGCCAGCTGAGACTGTGCTTGACTGGCATAAGCAGGACAACAAGAGAATGCTCCACGCGGTTTACCGTGTTGGGGATCTGGACCGCACGATCAA ATACTACACGGAATGCTTTGGGATGATACTGCTGAGGAAAAGGGATATTCCTGAGGAGAAGTACACCAACGCCTTCCTTGGTTTTGGACCAGAGGACACCAACTTTGCAGTTGAATTGACATACA ACTATGGCGTTGACAAGTATGACATTGGAATGGGCTTTGGGCATTTCGCAATCGCTAATGAGGAT GTGTACAAGTTGGCTGAGAATGTTAAATCCAAGGGTGGCAAGATCACCCGCGAACCTGGTCCTGTCAAGGGAGGATCCACTGTTATTGCCTTCGCACAGGACCCTGATGGCTACATGTTTGAGCTCCAGAGGGCAGAGACACCTGAGCCTCTTTGCCAGGTCATGCTTCGTGTTGGTGACCTTGAGCGTTCTATCAAGTTTTATGAGAAG GCCCTAGGGATGAAGCTCCTAAGGAAGAAGGATGTACCTGATTACAAG TATACCATTGCCATGTTGGGCTATGCTGATGAGGACAAGACAACTGTTCTGGAGTTGACATACAACAATGGAGTCACAGAATACAGCAAGGGCAATGCATATGCTCAG GTTGCCATTGGCACCAACGATGTGTACAAGAGTACCGCGCTGGTTGATCTGGCGACCAAAGAACTAGGTGGCAAGATTTTGCGGCAGCCAGGGCCGCTACCTGGGATCAACACTAAGATTGCCTCTTTTGTTGATCCAGATGGCTGGAAAGTGGCATGCTTCCATCTGTTCTGTACAGTTAACTGTTAA